The genomic interval CGAGTCGTTTTCGTGCCCGCGCAGGTAGGCCGCCCTGCGGGCCGCTTCGAATAGTTCGGGCGTCGCCTCGGGCGTGATCTCGTGGCCGGGCCAGACCGGGTACAGGTGCGACAGGTGCCGGTGGTTGTAGTTGTCGGCCAGGTCGGGATGCGCCCACTCTTTGAGCGCGCCGTCTTCGTTGATCAGGTAGGGCGGCAGTCGGTCCAGCAGCGCCTTCCAGCGCGGCAGGCTGTCGGCTTCGAGTCCCCGCGCTTCGCACAGCGCGATCAGCGTCGAGAGCACCTCGCGGCAGACGGCGATGTCCATCGTTGCGTTGATACTCCCCGGCGTGTCGAGGTTACCCGGACGGTTTTCGGGCGAGTAGGAAGGGACGAAGACGACGTGCCCTTCGGCGTCGGTGACGGTCAGGAAGGTCTCGTAGAAACGGACGACTTCTTTGAGATAGGGAATCAGGTGCTCACGGACAAAGGCTTCGTCGCCGTAGACCTCCGCGTACTCGTACAGGGGCTGGGCGAGCCAGCCGGCGCCGGCCGTCCAGAAATGCAGCGGGTAGTCGGCGTTGAAATGGGTGTGCCAGCCGCAGCGGCCGTCGGTGCGGGAGCCCGAGAGCACGCCCTCGCAGCCGTAGAGGCGACGGGCGTTGTCGCGCCAGTCGTCGAGCAATCCCTCGAGGAGGCGGGTCAGGCTGGCGACGGCCTCAGGCACGGCGCCAATGCTGGCGGCCGCCATCTGCAGGTTCAGGTTGGCGTCGAGCGTGAAGTCGCCGGACCAGGGCGGCCGCCATTCGCCCGTCCAGAGCGCCACCAGGTTGGGTGGCCAGTGGCCGCAGGAGCTGATCAGCACATAGCGGCCCATGTCGAAGAGTTTTTCGAGCAGGGCCGGCAGGATGGTCTCGCGCGCACGCTGCTCGGCCAGGAGCGTTTCGCTGCTTTTCCGGCGATCGTCGCCGGCTTCGAGGTCCAGCGTCATGCGGCGAAACAGCGCGCCGTGCGCCGCGGCATGGGGCGCAAACAGCAGGTCGTAGTCGGCCGGAAGGGCGGCCAGCGCCGCCTGTTCTTCCGCCAGGCGCGAGGCGGCCACGTCGTCGAGCGGCCACACGCGGACCAGCAGTAGCACGCGCCGGGCACCCCGGACGTGCAGGCGGCCGTCGCGAACGGTCTGCGTGCCCCCTTCGGCCTCCACGCGCACGAGCCCCTCGTAGCCGCGGCGCGTGTGCACGTAGGCGCAGCGGTAGCGCAGCCAGCCGGGCGCAGCCGTGATCTCGGGCGGGTGATAGCCCTCGCGCTGCTCGGGTGGGCGCACGTCCTGCACCTCCAGGTGCAGGGTCAGGTCCGGAAGCGGTCCGGCCTCGGCCGATAGCTCCAGCACGACGACGCCATCGGTGCGCGAGACGAAGGCCCGCCGCGTGTAGGTGTCGGTCGCCGTACGCCAGAAGACGCCGATCTCGCCGGTGTCGAAGGCCGTGTGGCGCAGGTACTCGGTGGGCGTCTCCGTCGGCATTTCCAGCACGAGCGCGAAGGCCGGATGGTAGGGATCGGTCCAGAGCAATCCCGGCCAGCCCTCGCGACGGGCCATTTCGAGCGAGTAGGCCACGGCCTCGCGGTAACGGCCTTCGAGCATGAGGGCGCGAATGCGGGGCAGGTAGGGCGCCAGATTGGGCGGGGGCACACGCTCGTCGCGCAGCGGTTCGTAGAGCAGCTCGTGGTTGAAGATGATCCGCTCGTTCAACGGATCGCCGTAGACCAGGATGCCCAGCGTGCCGTTGCCGGCCACGAGCGCTTCTTCCCAGCGGGCGGCCGGTTGCAGGCTGTACATGCCTCGCTCGGGGATCCGGGCTTCGACGAAGGGCGAACTCAAGGCCGACGGCTGCACCAGCGCCCGGCGCAGCCAGTAGGGCCCGGCCACCAGCGCCAGCCCCATGCCTTTCAGAAAATCGCGGCGATCCATAGCCATCAAAGAGAAGCTGTGTTCTGTAAGACAGTCTCTGATCCTGAAGACCCTATTGAGGAGTTCAGCGCCATCGGATCTCCCAGAGTTCATGCGCACCATGGGCGAAAGGATCGTGTCATAGACGAGGTGCCAATCAGCGGTTTTGGCACGCCGTGGTTTGCCCGGTTGAACCTAAGGACGAAGTTTTCGGTCCGTTTGGGGCTTGACTTAGAAGAATTTTTTTTAGAGTTAAGGTGTAAGTTGTTCTGATTATGCCGCCTGCAAGTCCCCGCGACGACATATGAGAAAGCTGCGTTGGAACTGGTCAAGTCTCTGGATGGCGGGGCTGTTACTGGCCGCCTGCTCGCTTTTCGAGCCGGAAAAAAAGACGCGTTTTGATTACGGGGGCGATCCTCTGCCCGGTACCGAGAACCTGTACAATCTACGTTTATCTCCGGACGGCGAATGGGTGGCGCTGATCCGGGCCTATACGCCGGAACGGCTCGATCCGCCCAATCAACTCTGGCTGGTCCATCGCGATGGTCAGCAGATGCGTTTTCTGGGACCCAGCATCGGTAGTGCCGACTGGTCGCCGGATGGTAAACGGCTCGCATTGACTTACGAGCCAGGGCTTTGCTGTGATGTTCATGTGGTGACGCTGGATCTGGAAAGTGGCCAGGTGGTGGTCTGGACGGGAGCCGATACGTTGCTGCTGTCGCATCCGACCGCCTCGTTTCCGCACTGGTTCCAGGACGGCCAACGACTGCTGGTTTCTGTTATCGGAAAGGCATACGGCCAGCTTTACGAGACAGGCATCTACGTCTTAAACCTCGTACACCGACAGGTGGAAGGCCCCCTGGTTAAGTCGATGGTAGGGGCTCAATTAGGCGGGCGGGATCGTTTTGCGGTGGGGATTATGCCGCAGCCGCAGGGGAGGGTTTACCGGGAGAACGCCGTGCGATATGAATTTGCCACAGGCGCGTTGACGGTGTTGACGGATTTTGGTCCGGAGGAAGCTTTTCGGTTTGAAGCGACGCCCAGCCCGGTGGAAGACCTGATCGTGCTGGAGCGGCGCGTGGAGGGTGTGCCACAGCTTTTTCTGATGGACGGAAAGGGGCGCATCCTGCGACAATTGACCGAGCGGGGCGGCCACAACCCGCGCTGGAGCTATGATGGGCGGGCCGTGTTGTTTTTGCGGGATGTGGAGGCGGGTCCGGGGGCCCGGAATGTGCCCTTCGTGTACTGGTTGGACGAGGACCGTGAGGAGCCGCTCTGGCCGATGTTGCCGGACTCGGTGCCGGCGTTTCCTGCGCTGGACACGTTGCTTGCCCAGTGCATGCTCTGTGGAAAACTCCCGTAAAAGCAAAACAGAAGATGTCATGTACCGAGGCTACAACCTGGGGCAGGCCATGACTTTAACGCTTCTGATGATTATTGGCCTGCAAGAAGGGCGAGCGCAGATCATTCCCAACGACCCTCTATTTCCCCAACAACGGCCATATCTCTCAGAGATTCACCGAATCGATCAGGCCTGGCAAATCAGCCGTGGTAGTAGTTCGACGCGAATAGGCATTTACTCGTTTGTTGGGTTGCGAACCTCGCATGAAGATCTTCAGGGGCGGGTGCTGGCGCCCGTTGGGATAAACGAACACCCGGAGTTGGATGTTGCCACGGAGATGGCGGGGATCATTGGGGCTAACACGAACAATGGCAAAGGCATTGCCGGAATCGACTGGAACACGCGGCTGCAGTTTTACAGTTTGCTACGGCCACCTCGAGCTGACGACCTCTTGGACGGACGCTTTACCATACGCTTGCCCGGTGGAGCAAATGCCACCTATTATCTGGATCTGCGCAAGGCCAGTGAAATGTTGGAGCAGGGCAGAAACAACGGGGTGCATATTCATCTGTTCAGCTTCGGACTTCCCAGCGGTAAAGCGGAAGATTATCCATTACCTGAGCCTCCTCAGACTTGGGAGTATCTGAATATGCCCAGGCCGATTAAACTGGAAGACATTGGGAAAAAAATACTTGAAGCTGCTAAGAAAGTTTTGCAGTCTTATTGTAGCGATGCGGAACCTTTTTCTTGGATTCTGGGGAGTTGCTACAGCCCGCCGGATCCTTTTAAGCTCTTTCGGGAGAGCATCGGGCGAGCCGTGCAGGCGGGTGGGATTGTCATTGCTCCCGCTGGAGATTTAGAAGATGAGAACCTGTTGCCTACGGAGTTTCAGCCAGGACAGTTTGAAAAATACGCTGTCACGGTGGGAGGTGTAACTCGCGATCCCATCAGAAGAGTAGTACCCTGGGCATATACTCGGCCAGCCAATTATGTGGATGTAGCTGCATTTGCTGGTCCAGTGATCGGGCCTTCAGGACAAGGGGATCAGATATACAATTTTTCCTTCACCAGTACGGCAGCAGCTGCTTCAATTGCGGCTGGAGTTTCGGCTCTTATCAAAGCGGTGCGGCCGGAGCTTTCCGGAG from Rhodothermus marinus carries:
- a CDS encoding glycosyl hydrolase family 95 catalytic domain-containing protein, with the translated sequence MDRRDFLKGMGLALVAGPYWLRRALVQPSALSSPFVEARIPERGMYSLQPAARWEEALVAGNGTLGILVYGDPLNERIIFNHELLYEPLRDERVPPPNLAPYLPRIRALMLEGRYREAVAYSLEMARREGWPGLLWTDPYHPAFALVLEMPTETPTEYLRHTAFDTGEIGVFWRTATDTYTRRAFVSRTDGVVVLELSAEAGPLPDLTLHLEVQDVRPPEQREGYHPPEITAAPGWLRYRCAYVHTRRGYEGLVRVEAEGGTQTVRDGRLHVRGARRVLLLVRVWPLDDVAASRLAEEQAALAALPADYDLLFAPHAAAHGALFRRMTLDLEAGDDRRKSSETLLAEQRARETILPALLEKLFDMGRYVLISSCGHWPPNLVALWTGEWRPPWSGDFTLDANLNLQMAAASIGAVPEAVASLTRLLEGLLDDWRDNARRLYGCEGVLSGSRTDGRCGWHTHFNADYPLHFWTAGAGWLAQPLYEYAEVYGDEAFVREHLIPYLKEVVRFYETFLTVTDAEGHVVFVPSYSPENRPGNLDTPGSINATMDIAVCREVLSTLIALCEARGLEADSLPRWKALLDRLPPYLINEDGALKEWAHPDLADNYNHRHLSHLYPVWPGHEITPEATPELFEAARRAAYLRGHENDSAHGLVHLALIGARLKDPDLAYRSLRDLIRNGYLLPSLFSLHYPGNVYNADLINSLPAIVIEMLLYSRPGLLELLPAVDERLPRGTLHGARARGRLRVERLRWDLPARHVELALVSDTDRTLTLRVRRGIAELQATEGPTPERTSATDATLQLAARTPATLQIRLAG
- a CDS encoding TolB family protein, producing MRKLRWNWSSLWMAGLLLAACSLFEPEKKTRFDYGGDPLPGTENLYNLRLSPDGEWVALIRAYTPERLDPPNQLWLVHRDGQQMRFLGPSIGSADWSPDGKRLALTYEPGLCCDVHVVTLDLESGQVVVWTGADTLLLSHPTASFPHWFQDGQRLLVSVIGKAYGQLYETGIYVLNLVHRQVEGPLVKSMVGAQLGGRDRFAVGIMPQPQGRVYRENAVRYEFATGALTVLTDFGPEEAFRFEATPSPVEDLIVLERRVEGVPQLFLMDGKGRILRQLTERGGHNPRWSYDGRAVLFLRDVEAGPGARNVPFVYWLDEDREEPLWPMLPDSVPAFPALDTLLAQCMLCGKLP